The Xiphophorus hellerii strain 12219 chromosome 6, Xiphophorus_hellerii-4.1, whole genome shotgun sequence genomic interval caatatttggaaaaactgttctacccaaaactccttAAGTGACATAGATCAAGAACCGGATTCCTTAACATCCTCAATCATCTTCATTAGGAAAGTGTTTCTGAACACTTGGCTACTGTACAAATCCAATCGTCTCTCCATCAGTGAAGAGTGAGAGGTGTTCACGAGCAGATCAACAACTTCGGTGCCTGAACAGAAAACTGAGCTGAGCTGGGATGAGTAAGAACAGTTAAGGGTGACTCATGAAGCGATGACCGCGCGCTCCTCTGGGCTGCTCTAAAATTAGTGCTCCAAACATTcaccaaaacaaatacaacCTTGATTTCAACAGCATGGAGACGGGCGGGTTCAAACCTCAGCAAAAGCAGAGAGTGGTCCCCCGATATTACAAATCATGTGTGACTATAGTTGCTtctgcagcaaaaagaaaatgcgTCCAACAATTAAAGCTTTGATGATATTCTGATAACTGTAAACCCTGTTAGAAAAGCCTCCAAATAACCACTTAGACTCATGGAGCAGCTGACAGTGGCTCTCGGCTGGAACAATGTGGCTTATATATTTAGTCCAGCTAAAATAGACCGAAGTGTTTAAAGAAAGCAGCTCACTTAACAACAATTCCAGTTCatctttacacacacaaacagcttcttagatttctgtgttttgtatGATATGATGAACCAAATTTGTTCTCCAAAAGCATATTGCTTCACATTTCCTTACAAGCAAATTAGTACTTCATGTCTTACTAAAACACTAGTCTTTAACATTTACTCCTGTTGTATCATTGATGCTTGCTGGGGAGAACAGGTTTAATAAATGTTCAGAGTCCAATGTGAACATGAATGATTGTGGTCTAATCATATAGGGGAGCTAAGAACTTACCTTTTAAAGATGATTTTATCCTCTTGAGTTGGTGATTTTCAGCTCTGGCATGGGATTTGACTGCTTAGTTTCAAACGCAGGAAGCTTCAAAGCGGTCTTATCCAACTACTAAAAGTAGTAGTTTAGACCAAACCTTAATAAATTTACACTTCCGTATAACAAAAGTtgttgtcagattttagcggctgtaggatttttctttatCAAAAGACCAAAGACAAAAGCGCTAGctatttctcctgctagcgctaagCTTGCACGTTTGCTTTGTTTGTACTTACCCAGCAAGCCTTGCGctatagtctgcttcctgcttttggagcggtctccggtctgctcggtgttcacatatgcattcaaagaGCACCAGAGTTTGCTTCAACCAAACTAGGTTTGTAGGTGGATCAGAGTTCGATCACCCATTCAGACCTCTCCAAATGAACTGGACTTTGAAGGCAAACAAGCTAGAGTTCATTTGAAGCGGATTAACtaggactggtgtgaatgcaccttaAGAGTGACAGTgaatttggagatttttttttttcatttcttcccttttgcaatttttaaatatactttaGATACTTCTGAGTAGAGCTTTCTTTTGTAGTAGCAGaacaaaatatgattttgtttgtatattttctaGAGTTGTGACATTGAAGTTACCCTAAGAATCCTTAAAAAGGCTCTGAAATGTGGTGGTAGCATTGTTGAACCCAAAATAAACCAATGCTTCTatactttgaaatatttctagCTATCTAACACAACCATTATTTCTCTTTCTGTACCTACTCATATAATCATTCTCTTATTTCCTAGGTTATCTCTTGGTGTGGGcacagatgcaaataaatactgCAGAGTGAACAACCTTTAAACCAGACACAAACCCCTCGCTTCTGTGATCAGAGAGCGGCTGAAGAACACAGAACAATGCAGTGGAGACGGCGCCACTGTTGTACGCACACGGCCAAACTTCTCTATCTCCTCTCTCTGCTGGGATTCCTCGTGTTCCTGGTCCACCACGTGCGGCTCCCCAAGCTAACTGGGATCCCGTGGTGGAGGGGCTACCCTGTGGTGTACGGAGGCACGGTGCTTCAAACCGCAAGAAGCAAATGGAACGGCAGCGCAGCGCACTCAGCGTGGAGGTTTGTGATCGTTCCCCAGGGAACGTTGACAACCAATGCCAACATCAATGTCTCTTTTCATCGTAGCGACACTGGCTTTGAGGGTAATTTGACAGGCAACAGCAGCCAGAGCCAAAAGGGAGCTCTTAATGCTACTCTGACCCACGGACCTTTCCCTTATGTCATCAACGAGCCGGATAAATGCAGACAGAGCAAACTTGCCCTGTTTCTCGTCCTGCTAATTGCCACCGAAGCTCGTCAGGTGGAAGCGAGGAACGCCATCCGGCAGACTTGGGGGAATGAGAGCGTTTTCCCCTCCTTGGGATTTATTCGACTGTTTCTGCTGGGGAAGAAAGATGGAGAGCTGGGACTTCTGCAGCAGAAGATGCTGGAGGCAGAGAGCCGGAGGCATCGCGACATCATCCAGCAGGACTTCCTGGATTCCTATAAAAACCTGACGATAAAGACTCTGATGGGAATGAACTGGGTGGCGAAGCACTGTCCGACGGCGAGCTACGTGATGAAAACCGACAGCGACATGTTTGTCAACACGGAGTACCTCGTCTACAAGCTGCTGCGGCCGGATCTGAAGCCCAAGAAGAACTACTTCACGGGCAACAACATGAGAGGCTTTGCACCCAACCGGAACAAAAACAGCAAGTGGTACATGTCGCCCGAGCTCTACCCGGGTGAACGGTACCCCACGTTCTGCTCAGGGACAGGATACGTCTTCTCTGGGGACCTGGCCGAGAAAATCTACCGGACATCGTTGAGCATCCGCCTACTGCACCTGGAGGATGTGTACGTGGGAATCTGCCTGGCCGAGCTGCAGATCGAGCCCACGCCTCCGCCCAACGGCTTCCTGTTCAACCACTGGAGGGTGTCGTACTCCAGCTGCAAGTACAGCCACCTGATAACGTCGCATGGTTTCCATCCCAATGAGCTGCTCAAGTACTGGCATCACCTTCAGAGCAACAAGCACAATGCCTGCATCGGCACGCTCAAGGAGAGGTCGAGCAGGGCCCACTCCAGACTCCGGGACAAGCAGGCGCATTTACTGAAACAGTAGCTGTTATCTTTGACCATATAactgcgcaatttgacattttgtacataaatttgcttaatgaaaacacaacacttttgccaaaaaaaaaatttttttggtAAGTTTTGGCATTAGgatgaagtgttttgttttaactatgctgaaattggtttatttcacaaaactccAACAGAAATACTTTCGCGTCACACAAATCGCATG includes:
- the LOC116721595 gene encoding beta-1,3-galactosyltransferase 2 → MQWRRRHCCTHTAKLLYLLSLLGFLVFLVHHVRLPKLTGIPWWRGYPVVYGGTVLQTARSKWNGSAAHSAWRFVIVPQGTLTTNANINVSFHRSDTGFEGNLTGNSSQSQKGALNATLTHGPFPYVINEPDKCRQSKLALFLVLLIATEARQVEARNAIRQTWGNESVFPSLGFIRLFLLGKKDGELGLLQQKMLEAESRRHRDIIQQDFLDSYKNLTIKTLMGMNWVAKHCPTASYVMKTDSDMFVNTEYLVYKLLRPDLKPKKNYFTGNNMRGFAPNRNKNSKWYMSPELYPGERYPTFCSGTGYVFSGDLAEKIYRTSLSIRLLHLEDVYVGICLAELQIEPTPPPNGFLFNHWRVSYSSCKYSHLITSHGFHPNELLKYWHHLQSNKHNACIGTLKERSSRAHSRLRDKQAHLLKQ